One Deferribacterota bacterium genomic window, AGTGATGCCTCTTATTATCCTGCCTCAAGAGAAATGTCAATAGAAGGGTTTAAACATGCTTATTATGAGAAAGACAAAGCGTATCATCCTAAAATTTACAAGGCTTTAAAGGAATTTAATTTAAGTATTGACATTCATTAGATAATTCATAGAGTGCATTATAATATGTTTGTAGGCATAATAATTCCAAGAAAAATAAATAATAGTATTTATTTAAATATATATGAAGAATTTATAAGAAGAATAAATAGCTATACTAATTTAAATTGTTGTGACTTTAAACCAAAATATAGAGAAAATACTAGCAAAGAGCTGGATTATATTGGCAATAAAATGATTAGCATAGCTAAAGATGGTTATAAGGTTGCTTTTGATGCAGAAGGATATATGATGGATACAATAAGTTTCTCAAATTGGTTAGAAGATAAGTTAATGGGTGAAAAGAAGCTATATTTTATTATTGGTGGTTCCTTTGGGATCCCTAAAAAGGTGAAATCTCATTCTAATGAGGTATTA contains:
- a CDS encoding 23S rRNA (pseudouridine(1915)-N(3))-methyltransferase RlmH: MFVGIIIPRKINNSIYLNIYEEFIRRINSYTNLNCCDFKPKYRENTSKELDYIGNKMISIAKDGYKVAFDAEGYMMDTISFSNWLEDKLMGEKKLYFIIGGSFGIPKKVKSHSNEVLSFSKLTFSHEIALVILLEQIYRAFTIINGHPYNK